Proteins encoded in a region of the Zea mays cultivar B73 chromosome 4, Zm-B73-REFERENCE-NAM-5.0, whole genome shotgun sequence genome:
- the LOC103643029 gene encoding cytochrome P450 94C1-like: protein MEATADSLPWAAQCAGAALFAAALCVTALGVVLVFLRRWPWCSCHVCRAYLTGSWARDFTNLGDWYAHLLRESPTGTIHVHVLGCTVTANPANVEYMLRTNFDNFPKGKAFAALLGDLLGGGIFNVDGHAWRHQRKMASLELGSVAVRSYAFGIVAQEVESRLVPVLAAAADAGAVVDLQDVFRRFAFDTICKISFGLDPGCLEREMPVSRLADAFDVATRLCAMRGAAASPLVWRAKRLLNVGSERELREAIALVDELAAAVIRERRKLGVAGSHDLLSRFMASAGAGDGDDKYLRDIVVSFLLAGRDTVSSALTTLFMLLSKNPGVAAAMRAEAGDGESAAPLTYEHLKGLHYTHAVLYENMRLFPPVQFDSKFCAGPDVLPDGTYVAGGTRVTYHPYAMGRMPRIWGADHGAFRPDRWLTGAGASFVPESLYRYPVFQAGLRVCLGKELAVTEMKVVAVAVVRAFDVEVVGDSGATACAPKFVSGLTASISGGLPVRVRRRVVR from the coding sequence ATGGAAGCAACAGCAGACTCGTTGCCGTGGGCGGCGCAGTGCGCGGGCGCGGCACTGTTCGCCGCCGCCCTCTGCGTGACGGCTCTGGGCGTCGTGCTGGTGTTCCTCCGGCGGTGGCCCTGGTGCAGCTGCCACGTGTGCCGGGCGTACCTGACGGGGTCGTGGGCGCGGGACTTCACCAACCTCGGCGACTGGTACGCGCACCTGCTCCGGGAGTCGCCCACGGGCACCATCCACGTGCACGTGCTCGGCTGCACCGTCACCGCCAACCCGGCCAACGTCGAGTACATGCTGAGGACCAACTTCGACAACTTCCCCAAGGGGAAGGCCTTCGCGGCgctgctcggggacctcctcggcGGCGGCATCTTCAACGTGGACGGCCACGCCTGGCGCCACCAGCGCAAGATGGCCAGCCTCGAGCTCGGCAGCGTCGCCGTCCGGTCCTACGCGTTCGGGATCGTGGCGCAGGAGGTGGAGTCCCGCCTCGTGCCGgtgctcgccgccgccgccgacgctgGCGCGGTCGTGGACCTGCAGGACGTGTTCCGGCGCTTCGCGTTCGACACCATCTGCAAGATCTCCTTCGGCCTGGACCCCGGATGCCTGGAGCGGGAGATGCCCGTGTCGAGGCTCGCCGACGCGTTCGACGTCGCCACGCGGCTGTGCGCCATGCGCGGCGCCGCGGCGTCGCCGCTAGTGTGGAGGGCCAAGCGCCTGCTGAACGTCGGGTCCGAGAGGGAGCTCCGGGAGGCCATCGCGCTCGTCGACGAGCTCGCGGCCGCCGTGATCCGGGAGCGCCGGAAGCTGGGAGTCGCCGGCAGCCACGACCTCCTGTCCCGCTTCATGGCCTCGGCCGGCGCCGGCGACGGCGACGACAAGTACCTCCGCGACATCGTCGTGAGCTTCCTGCTGGCCGGGCGCGACACCGTGTCCTCCGCGCTGACCACGCTGTTCATGCTCCTGTCCAAGAACCCGGGCGTGGCGGCCGCCATGCGCGCGGAGGCCGGCGACGGCGAGTCCGCCGCGCCGCTCACCTACGAGCACCTCAAGGGCCTGCACTACACCCACGCGGTGCTGTACGAGAACATGCGGCTGTTCCCGCCGGTGCAGTTCGACTCCAAGTTCTGCGCGGGGCCCGACGTGCTCCCCGACGGCACCTACGTGGCCGGCGGCACGCGCGTGACGTACCACCCCTACGCAATGGGCCGGATGCCGCGCATCTGGGGCGCCGACCACGGCGCCTTCCGCCCCGACCGGTGGCTCACCGGAGCCGGCGCCTCGTTCGTCCCAGAGAGCCTGTATAGGTACCCGGTGTTCCAGGCGGGCCTCCGCGTCTGCCTCGGCAAGGAGCTCGCCGTCACCGAGATGAAGGTGGTCGCTGTGGCCGTGGTGAGGGCGTTCGACGTCGAGGTGGTCGGGGACAGTGGCGCCACCGCCTGCGCGCCCAAGTTCGTGTCGGGGCTCACCGCGTCCATCAGCGGCGGGCTTCCGGTGAGGGTCAGGAGGAGAGTTGTTCGATAG